Proteins from one Escherichia coli genomic window:
- the acrD gene encoding multidrug efflux RND transporter permease AcrD: MANFFIDRPIFAWVLAILLCLTGTLAIFSLPVEQYPDLAPPNVRVTANYPGASAQTLENTVTQVIEQNMTGLDNLMYMSSQSSGTGQASVTLSFKAGTDPDEAVQQVQNQLQSAMRKLPQAVQNQGVTVRKTGDTNILTIAFVSTDGSMDKQDIADYVASNIQDPLSRVNGVGDIDAYGSQYSMRIWLDPAKLNSFQMTAKDVTDAIESQNAQIAVGQLGGTPSVDKQALNATINAQSLLQTPEQFRDITLRVNQDGSEVRLGDVATVEMGAEKYDYLSRFNGKPASGLGVKLASGANEMATAELVLNRLDELAQYFPHGLEYKVAYETTSFVKASIEDVVKTLLEAIALVFLVMYLFLQNFRATLIPTIAVPVVLMGTFSVLYAFGYSVNTLTMFAMVLAIGLLVDDAIVVVENVERIMSEEGLTPREATRKSMGQIQGALVGIAMVLSAVFVPMAFFGGTTGAIYRQFSITIVAAMVLSVLVAMILTPALCATLLKPLKKGEHHGQKGFFAWFNQMFNRNAERYEKGVAKILHRSLRWIVIYVLLLGGMVFLFLRLPTSFLPLEDRGMFTTSVQLPSGSTQQQTLKVVEQIEKYYFTHEKDNIMSVFATVGSGPGGNGQNVARMFIRLKDWSERDSKTGTSFAIIERATKEFNKIKEARVIASSPPAISGLGSSAGFDMELQDHAGAGHDALMAARNQLLALAAENPELTRVRHNGLDDSPQLQIDIDQRKAQALGVAIDDINDTLQTAWGSSYVNDFMDRGRVKKVYVQAAAPYRMLPDDINLWYVRNKDGGMVPFSAFATSRWETGSPRLERYNGYSAVEIVGEAAPGVSTGTAMDIMESLVKQLPSGFGLEWTAMSYQERLSGAQAPALYAISLLVVFLCLAALYESWSVPFSVMLVVPLGVIGALLATWLRGLENDVYFQVGLLTVIGLSAKNAILIVEFANEMNQKGHDLFEATLHACRQRLRPILMTSLAFIFGVLPMATSTGAGSGGQHAVGTGVMGGMISATILAIYFVPLFFVLVRRRFPLKPRPE; the protein is encoded by the coding sequence ATGGCGAATTTCTTTATTGATCGCCCCATTTTTGCCTGGGTGCTGGCAATCCTGTTGTGTCTGACAGGAACCCTGGCGATTTTCTCATTGCCCGTTGAACAATACCCGGATCTTGCACCGCCTAACGTGCGAGTAACCGCTAACTACCCCGGCGCATCTGCTCAGACGCTGGAAAACACCGTGACCCAGGTTATCGAGCAAAATATGACCGGCCTCGATAATCTCATGTATATGTCGTCTCAAAGCAGTGGCACCGGTCAGGCATCTGTCACCTTAAGTTTTAAAGCGGGCACCGATCCGGACGAAGCAGTGCAGCAAGTACAAAACCAGCTGCAATCAGCCATGCGAAAGTTGCCGCAGGCGGTGCAAAATCAGGGCGTGACGGTGCGTAAAACCGGCGATACCAACATTCTTACCATTGCCTTCGTCTCTACCGATGGTTCGATGGATAAGCAGGATATTGCCGATTACGTTGCCAGTAATATTCAGGACCCATTAAGCCGCGTGAATGGCGTCGGGGATATCGATGCCTATGGTTCGCAATATTCAATGCGTATCTGGCTGGACCCGGCGAAACTCAACAGTTTTCAGATGACGGCTAAAGATGTCACTGATGCCATTGAGTCACAGAACGCGCAGATTGCGGTTGGGCAACTTGGTGGTACGCCTTCCGTCGATAAGCAGGCGCTCAACGCCACCATTAACGCCCAGTCACTGCTGCAAACACCAGAACAGTTCCGCGATATCACCTTACGGGTGAATCAGGACGGCTCAGAAGTAAGGCTGGGCGATGTCGCCACCGTCGAAATGGGGGCAGAGAAATACGATTATCTCAGCCGCTTCAACGGTAAGCCAGCCTCCGGGCTCGGGGTAAAACTGGCCTCCGGCGCGAACGAAATGGCAACAGCGGAGCTGGTACTCAATCGTCTCGACGAACTGGCGCAGTACTTCCCACATGGACTGGAATACAAGGTGGCATATGAAACCACCTCATTTGTTAAAGCCTCCATTGAAGACGTGGTGAAAACGCTGCTGGAAGCTATCGCCCTGGTTTTCCTCGTTATGTATCTGTTCTTGCAAAACTTCCGTGCCACGCTGATACCAACTATCGCCGTGCCGGTGGTGTTGATGGGAACCTTCTCCGTACTTTACGCCTTCGGTTACAGCGTCAACACCTTAACCATGTTCGCGATGGTGCTGGCGATCGGTCTGCTGGTGGATGACGCCATCGTGGTGGTGGAAAACGTCGAACGTATTATGAGTGAGGAAGGACTCACTCCTCGCGAAGCCACACGTAAATCGATGGGGCAGATCCAGGGAGCACTGGTCGGGATTGCGATGGTGCTGTCGGCGGTATTTGTGCCAATGGCCTTCTTCGGCGGCACCACCGGAGCTATCTATCGCCAGTTCTCTATTACCATTGTTGCGGCGATGGTGCTGTCAGTACTGGTAGCGATGATCCTCACTCCGGCTCTGTGCGCCACGCTACTTAAGCCACTGAAAAAAGGTGAGCATCACGGGCAAAAAGGCTTTTTTGCCTGGTTTAACCAGATGTTTAACCGCAACGCCGAACGCTACGAAAAAGGGGTGGCGAAAATTCTTCACCGTAGCCTGCGCTGGATTGTGATTTATGTCCTGCTACTTGGCGGCATGGTGTTCCTGTTCCTGCGTTTGCCGACGTCGTTCTTGCCGCTGGAAGACCGTGGCATGTTTACTACCTCGGTACAGTTGCCCAGCGGTTCAACCCAACAACAGACCCTGAAAGTCGTTGAGCAAATCGAGAAATATTACTTCACCCATGAAAAAGACAACATCATGTCGGTGTTTGCCACCGTTGGTTCTGGCCCTGGGGGTAACGGGCAAAACGTGGCGCGAATGTTTATCCGCCTGAAAGACTGGAGCGAACGCGACAGTAAGACCGGCACCTCGTTTGCCATTATCGAACGTGCAACGAAGGAATTTAATAAGATTAAAGAAGCTCGCGTTATCGCCAGCAGCCCGCCAGCAATTAGTGGCCTTGGCAGTTCTGCGGGTTTTGATATGGAGTTGCAGGACCACGCTGGTGCGGGTCACGATGCGCTGATGGCAGCACGTAACCAGTTGCTGGCTCTGGCGGCGGAAAATCCGGAGTTAACCCGTGTACGCCATAACGGCCTCGACGACAGTCCGCAGTTGCAGATTGATATCGATCAGCGTAAAGCTCAGGCGCTGGGCGTTGCTATCGACGATATTAACGACACGCTGCAAACCGCGTGGGGTTCGAGCTATGTGAATGACTTTATGGATCGCGGTCGCGTGAAGAAAGTCTATGTGCAGGCCGCTGCGCCATATCGCATGCTGCCAGATGACATCAATCTCTGGTATGTACGAAATAAAGATGGTGGCATGGTCCCCTTCTCTGCTTTCGCGACCTCACGCTGGGAAACAGGCTCGCCGCGTCTGGAACGCTATAACGGTTATTCAGCGGTAGAGATTGTCGGGGAAGCCGCGCCGGGGGTCAGCACCGGTACGGCGATGGATATTATGGAATCGTTAGTGAAGCAGTTGCCAAGCGGCTTTGGTCTGGAATGGACGGCGATGTCGTATCAGGAGCGACTCTCCGGCGCGCAGGCTCCGGCGCTGTATGCCATTTCATTGCTGGTGGTATTCCTGTGTCTGGCGGCGCTGTATGAAAGCTGGTCGGTGCCGTTCTCGGTAATGCTGGTCGTGCCGCTGGGCGTTATCGGCGCGCTGCTGGCAACCTGGCTTCGCGGGCTGGAAAACGACGTTTACTTTCAGGTAGGCCTGTTAACGGTGATTGGTTTATCGGCGAAAAACGCCATCCTGATCGTCGAATTTGCTAACGAGATGAACCAAAAAGGTCACGACCTGTTTGAAGCGACGCTCCACGCCTGCCGTCAGCGTTTACGTCCGATTCTGATGACCTCTCTGGCCTTTATCTTCGGCGTATTGCCAATGGCAACCAGCACAGGGGCCGGTTCCGGTGGCCAGCATGCGGTGGGTACTGGCGTAATGGGCGGGATGATTTCGGCCACGATTCTGGCTATTTACTTCGTGCCGCTGTTCTTTGTGCTGGTGCGCCGCCGCTTTCCGCTGAAGCCACGCCCGGAATAA
- the ypfN gene encoding YpfN family protein, producing MGWLAKYWWILVIVFLVGVLLNVIKDLKRVDHKKFLANKPELPPHRDFNDKWDDDDDWPKKDQPKK from the coding sequence ATGGGCTGGCTGGCTAAATATTGGTGGATTCTGGTGATTGTCTTTTTGGTAGGCGTCCTGCTGAACGTGATTAAAGATCTCAAGCGCGTCGACCATAAGAAATTTCTCGCCAACAAGCCGGAGCTTCCCCCGCATCGTGATTTCAACGATAAGTGGGACGATGACGACGATTGGCCGAAAAAGGATCAACCGAAGAAGTAA
- the ypfH gene encoding esterase → MKHDHFVVQSPDKPAQQLLLLFHGVGDNPVAMGEIGSWFAPLFPDALVVSVGGAEPSGNPAGRQWFSVQGITEDNRQARVDAIMPTFIETVRYWQKQSGVGANATALIGFSQGAIMALESIKAEPGLASRVIAFNGRYASLPETASTATTIHLIHGGEDPVIDLAHAVAAQEALISAGGDVTLDIVEDLGHAIDNRSMQFALDHLRYTIPKHYFDEALSGGKPGDDDVIEMMQ, encoded by the coding sequence ATGAAACATGACCATTTTGTTGTTCAAAGCCCGGATAAACCTGCACAACAGTTGTTACTGCTTTTCCATGGTGTCGGGGATAACCCGGTAGCGATGGGTGAGATCGGCAGCTGGTTTGCGCCGCTGTTTCCTGATGCACTGGTGGTGAGCGTCGGTGGCGCGGAGCCGAGCGGTAATCCGGCGGGGCGTCAGTGGTTTTCGGTGCAGGGTATTACGGAAGATAATCGCCAGGCGCGTGTGGATGCCATCATGCCGACGTTTATTGAGACGGTGCGCTACTGGCAGAAACAGAGCGGAGTAGGGGCAAACGCCACGGCGCTAATCGGTTTCTCACAAGGCGCGATTATGGCGCTGGAGAGCATTAAAGCCGAACCGGGTCTTGCTTCGCGCGTCATTGCCTTTAACGGACGTTATGCCAGCTTGCCGGAAACCGCGTCTACAGCCACGACAATTCACTTGATTCATGGCGGTGAAGATCCGGTTATCGATCTGGCGCATGCGGTTGCGGCGCAGGAAGCGTTAATCAGTGCAGGTGGTGATGTGACGCTGGATATTGTGGAGGATTTAGGCCATGCAATCGACAATCGCAGTATGCAATTTGCCCTGGATCACTTGCGTTATACCATACCGAAACATTATTTCGACGAAGCGCTAAGTGGTGGCAAACCTGGCGATGATGATGTAATTGAAATGATGCAATAA
- the narQ gene encoding nitrate/nitrite two-component system sensor histidine kinase NarQ, with protein sequence MIVKRPVSASLARAFFYIVLLSILSTGIALLTLASSLRDAEAINIAGSLRMQSYRLGYDLQSGSPQLNAHRQLFQQALHSPVLTNLNVWYVPEAVKTRYAHLNANWLEMNNRLSKGDLPWYQANINNYVNQIDLFVLALQHYAERKMLLVVAISLAGGIGIFTLVFFTLRRIRHQVVAPLNQLVTASQRIEHGQFDSPPLDTSLPNELGLLAKTFNQMSSELHKLYRSLEASVEEKTRDLHEAKRRLEVLYQCSQALNTSQIDVHCFRHILQIVRDNEAAEYLELNVGENWRISEGKPNPELPMQILPVTMQETVYGELHWQNSHVSSSEPLLNSVSSMLGRGLYFNQAQKHFQQLLLMEERATIARELHDSLAQVLSYLRIQLTLLKRSIPEDNATAQNIMADFSQALNDAYRQLRELLTTFRLTLQQADLPSALREMLDTLQNQTSAKLTLDCRLPTLALDAQMQVHLLQIIREAVLNAMKHANASEIAVSCVTAPDGNHTVYIRDNGIGIGEPKEPEGHYGLNIMRERAERLGGTLTFSQPSGGGTLVSISFRSAEGEESQLM encoded by the coding sequence GTGATTGTTAAACGCCCCGTCTCGGCCAGTTTGGCCCGGGCCTTTTTTTACATTGTGCTGCTGTCGATTCTTTCCACGGGTATCGCACTGCTAACTCTGGCGAGCAGTTTGCGCGACGCTGAGGCTATCAATATTGCCGGATCGTTGCGTATGCAGAGTTACCGCCTGGGCTACGACTTGCAAAGCGGCAGTCCACAACTCAATGCGCATCGCCAACTGTTCCAACAGGCACTGCACTCACCGGTGTTAACCAATCTCAACGTCTGGTATGTGCCAGAGGCAGTAAAAACCCGCTATGCGCATCTGAATGCCAACTGGCTGGAGATGAATAATCGGCTCAGCAAGGGCGATTTGCCGTGGTATCAGGCCAATATTAATAATTATGTTAATCAGATAGACCTGTTCGTGCTGGCTTTACAGCACTACGCCGAACGCAAAATGCTGCTGGTGGTGGCGATCTCCCTGGCTGGCGGCATCGGTATTTTCACGCTGGTCTTTTTTACTCTGCGCCGCATACGCCATCAGGTGGTTGCCCCGCTGAATCAGCTGGTTACCGCCAGTCAGCGTATTGAACACGGCCAGTTCGATTCGCCGCCGCTGGATACAAGTCTGCCCAATGAGCTGGGACTGTTGGCCAAAACCTTTAACCAGATGTCGAGCGAGCTGCATAAATTGTATCGTTCGCTGGAAGCGTCAGTAGAAGAAAAAACCCGTGATCTCCACGAGGCCAAGCGTCGCCTGGAGGTGTTGTATCAGTGTTCGCAGGCGCTGAACACCAGCCAGATAGATGTGCATTGTTTCCGCCATATTTTGCAGATTGTTCGCGACAATGAAGCGGCTGAATATCTGGAGTTGAATGTCGGTGAAAACTGGCGGATTAGTGAAGGGAAACCAAACCCCGAATTGCCGATGCAGATTTTACCGGTAACGATGCAAGAGACGGTTTACGGCGAACTGCACTGGCAAAATAGCCACGTGTCATCATCAGAACCGCTGCTTAACAGCGTTTCGTCGATGCTGGGGCGCGGTTTGTACTTTAATCAGGCGCAGAAGCATTTTCAGCAGTTACTGTTGATGGAAGAACGTGCCACCATCGCACGGGAATTACATGATTCGCTGGCCCAGGTGCTTTCTTACTTACGTATCCAGTTGACGTTACTTAAACGTTCGATACCGGAAGATAACGCCACCGCACAAAATATCATGGCCGATTTCTCCCAGGCATTGAATGATGCTTATCGACAGTTACGCGAGCTGTTGACCACGTTCCGCCTGACGCTGCAGCAAGCGGATCTTCCCTCCGCGTTGCGGGAAATGCTGGATACGTTACAAAATCAAACCAGCGCAAAACTGACTCTCGACTGCCGTCTGCCAACACTGGCGCTGGATGCGCAAATGCAGGTGCATTTGTTGCAAATTATTCGCGAAGCTGTACTCAATGCGATGAAGCACGCCAACGCCAGCGAAATAGCCGTCAGTTGCGTCACCGCGCCGGACGGCAATCACACAGTCTATATCCGTGATAACGGGATTGGCATCGGAGAACCGAAAGAACCCGAAGGTCACTATGGTCTGAATATTATGCGCGAACGCGCGGAACGACTGGGTGGAACGCTGACTTTTTCACAACCTTCCGGTGGCGGCACGTTAGTGAGTATTAGCTTTCGCTCTGCGGAGGGTGAGGAAAGCCAGCTAATGTAA
- the tmcA gene encoding tRNA cytosine(34) acetyltransferase TmcA yields MAELTALHPLTAQMKREGIRRLLVLSGEEDWCFEHALKLSDALPGDWLWVSPQPVAENHCTPSTLQTLLGREFRHAVFDARQGFDAAAFAALSGTLKAGSWLVLLLPVWEEWENQPDADSLRWSDCPDPIATPHFVRHLKRVLTADHDAILWRQNQPFTLTHFIPRTDWQPATGAPQPEQQQLLQQLLTMPTGVAAVTAARGRGKSALAGQLISRIAGSAIVTAPAKAATDVLAQFAGEKFRFIAPDALLASNEQADWLVVDEAAAIPAPLLHQLVSRFPRTLLTTTVQGYEGTGRGFLLKFCARFPHLHRFELQQPIRWAQGCPLEKMVSEALVFDDENFTHTPQGNIVISAFEQTLWRSDPDTPLKVYQLLSGAHYRTSPLDLRRMMDAPGQHFFQAACENEIAGALWLVDEGGLSQELSLAVWAGFRRPRGNLVAQSLAAHGSNPLAATLRGRRVSRIAVHPARQREGIGQQLIARALNYTHDLDYLSVSFGYTAELWRFWQRCGFVLVRMGNHREASSGCYTAMALLPMSDAGKQLAEREHYRLRRDAHALTQWNGETLPVDPRNDAVLSEDDWLELAGFAFAHRPLLTSLGCLTRLLQTSELALPALRGRLQKNASDAQLCTTLKLSGRKMLLARQREEAAWALFALDNVRTERLRDRITQWQFFH; encoded by the coding sequence ATGGCTGAACTGACTGCGCTTCACCCATTAACAGCGCAAATGAAACGTGAAGGGATCCGCCGCTTGCTGGTGTTGAGCGGGGAAGAGGATTGGTGTTTTGAGCATGCGCTTAAGTTGAGTGATGCTTTACCTGGCGACTGGTTGTGGGTTTCGCCGCAGCCAGTCGCTGAAAACCACTGTACTCCCTCGACGCTACAAACTTTACTTGGACGCGAGTTCCGGCATGCGGTATTCGACGCCCGCCAGGGCTTTGATGCCGCTGCCTTTGCGGCACTTAGCGGAACGTTGAAAGCCGGAAGCTGGCTGGTGTTGTTACTCCCTGTATGGGAAGAGTGGGAAAACCAACCTGATGCCGACTCGCTGCGCTGGAGTGATTGCCCTGACCCTATTGCCACGCCGCATTTTGTCCGGCACCTCAAACGCGTACTTACGGCGGATCACGACGCTATCCTCTGGCGGCAAAACCAGCCGTTCACGTTGACGCATTTTATTCCCCGTACTGACTGGCAACCCGCGACCGGCGCACCACAACCAGAACAACAGCAACTCTTACAGCAGCTACTCACCATGCCGACGGGCGTGGCGGCGGTAACTGCTGCGCGTGGGCGCGGTAAGTCGGCGCTGGCAGGGCAACTCATTTCTCGTATTGCGGGTAGTGCGATTGTCACCGCGCCTGCAAAAGCGGCAACGGATGTACTGGCACAATTTGCGGGCGAAAAGTTTCGCTTTATTGCGCCGGATGCCTTGTTAGCCAGCAATGAGCAAGCCGACTGGCTGGTAGTCGATGAAGCCGCAGCCATACCTGCGCCGTTGTTGCATCAACTGGTGTCGCGTTTTCCTCGAACGTTGTTAACCACTACGGTGCAGGGCTACGAAGGTACCGGACGTGGTTTTTTGCTGAAATTTTGTGCGCGTTTCCCGCATTTACACCGTTTCGAATTGCAACAGCCGATCCGCTGGGCGCAGGGATGCCCGCTGGAAAAAATGGTCAGCGAGGCACTGGTTTTTGACGATGAAAACTTCACCCATACACCACAAGGCAATATCGTCATTTCCGCTTTTGAACAGACCTTATGGCGAAGCGATCCGGATACACCGTTAAAGGTATATCAGCTATTGTCTGGCGCGCACTACCGGACCTCGCCGCTGGATTTACGCCGCATGATGGATGCACCTGGGCAACATTTTTTCCAGGCGGCTTGTGAAAACGAGATCGCCGGGGCGCTGTGGCTGGTGGATGAGGGCGGATTATCTCAAGAACTCAGCCTGGCGGTATGGGCAGGTTTTCGTCGCCCGCGGGGTAATCTGGTAGCCCAGTCGCTGGCGGCGCACGGCAGCAATCCACTGGCAGCGACATTGCGCGGACGGCGGGTCAGCAGGATAGCAGTTCATCCAGCTCGTCAGCGTGAAGGCATTGGGCAACAGCTTATTGCCCGTGCTTTAAACTATACGCATGACCTCGACTATCTTTCGGTGAGTTTTGGCTACACCGCGGAGTTATGGCGTTTCTGGCAACGCTGCGGTTTTGTGCTGGTGCGAATGGGTAATCATCGTGAAGCCAGCAGCGGTTGCTATACGGCGATGGCACTGTTACCGATGAGTGATGCGGGTAAACAGCTGGCTGAACGTGAGCATTACCGTTTACGTCGCGATGCGCATGCTCTCACGCAGTGGAATGGCGAAACGCTCCCCGTCGATCCACGAAATGATGCCGTCCTTTCTGAGGACGACTGGCTTGAACTGGCCGGTTTTGCTTTCGCTCATCGTCCGCTATTAACGTCGTTAGGTTGCTTAACGCGTCTGCTACAAACCAGTGAACTGGCATTACCGGCGCTGCGTGGTCGTTTACAGAAAAACGCCAGTGACGCGCAGTTATGTACCACACTTAAACTTTCAGGTCGCAAGATGTTACTGGCCCGTCAGCGAGAAGAGGCCGCGTGGGCGCTGTTCGCACTTGATAATGTTCGCACTGAGCGTCTGCGCGATCGCATAACGCAATGGCAATTTTTTCACTGA
- the dapE gene encoding succinyl-diaminopimelate desuccinylase, giving the protein MSCPVIELTQQLIRRPSLSPDDAGCQAIMIERLQAIGFTVERMDFADTQNFWAWRGQGETLAFAGHTDVVPPGDADRWINPPFEPTIRDGMLFGRGAADMKGSLAAMVVAAERFVAQHPNHTGRLAFLITSDEEASAHNGTVKVVEALMARNERLDYCLVGEPSSIEVVGDVVKNGRRGSLTCNLTIHGVQGHVAYPHLADNPVHRAAPFLNELVAIEWDQGNEFFPATSMQIANIQAGTGSNNVIPGELFVQFNFRFSTELTDEMIKAQVLALLEKHQLRYTVDWWLSGQPFLTARGKLVDAVVNAVEHYNEIKPQLLTTGGTSDGRFIARMGAQVVELGPVNATIHKINECVNAADLQLLARMYQRIMEQLVA; this is encoded by the coding sequence ATGTCGTGCCCGGTTATTGAGCTGACCCAGCAGCTTATTCGCCGCCCATCCTTAAGCCCTGATGATGCGGGATGTCAGGCAATCATGATCGAACGTCTGCAGGCGATCGGTTTTACCGTTGAACGCATGGACTTTGCCGATACGCAAAACTTTTGGGCGTGGCGTGGGCAGGGCGAAACGTTAGCCTTTGCCGGACATACCGACGTGGTACCGCCTGGCGACGCCGACCGTTGGATTAATCCGCCGTTTGAACCAACCATTCGTGACGGCATGTTGTTCGGGCGTGGTGCGGCAGATATGAAAGGCTCACTGGCGGCGATGGTGGTAGCAGCAGAACGTTTTGTCGCGCAACATCCCAACCATACAGGTCGACTGGCATTCCTGATCACTTCTGATGAAGAAGCCAGTGCCCACAACGGTACGGTAAAAGTCGTCGAAGCGTTAATGGCGCGTAATGAGCGTCTCGATTACTGCCTGGTCGGCGAACCATCGAGCATCGAAGTGGTTGGTGACGTGGTGAAAAATGGTCGTCGCGGATCGTTAACCTGCAACCTTACCATTCATGGCGTGCAGGGGCATGTAGCCTACCCGCATCTGGCTGACAATCCGGTACATCGCGCAGCACCTTTCCTTAATGAATTAGTGGCTATTGAGTGGGATCAGGGTAATGAATTCTTCCCGGCGACCAGTATGCAGATTGCCAATATTCAGGCGGGAACGGGCAGTAACAACGTTATTCCGGGTGAACTGTTTGTGCAGTTTAACTTCCGCTTTAGCACCGAACTGACGGATGAGATGATCAAAGCGCAGGTGCTTGCCCTGCTTGAAAAACATCAACTGCGTTATACGGTGGATTGGTGGCTTTCCGGGCAGCCATTTTTGACCGCGCGCGGTAAACTGGTGGATGCGGTCGTTAACGCGGTTGAGCACTATAATGAAATTAAACCGCAGCTACTGACCACAGGCGGAACGTCCGACGGGCGCTTTATTGCCCGCATGGGGGCGCAGGTGGTGGAACTCGGGCCGGTCAATGCCACTATTCATAAAATTAATGAATGTGTGAACGCTGCCGACCTGCAGCTACTTGCCCGTATGTATCAACGTATCATGGAACAGCTCGTCGCCTGA
- the ypfM gene encoding protein YpfM, with protein MIERELGNWKDFIEVMLRK; from the coding sequence ATGATTGAACGTGAACTGGGGAACTGGAAAGACTTTATCGAAGTTATGCTTCGTAAGTAA
- the yffB gene encoding ArsC family reductase: MVTLYGIKNCDTIKKARRWLEANNIAYRFHDYRIDGLDSGLLNGFINELGWQALLNTRGTTWRKLDETTRNNITDAASAAALMTEMPAIIKRPLLCAPGKPMLLGFSDSSYQQFFHEV; encoded by the coding sequence ATGGTTACACTTTACGGCATCAAAAATTGTGACACCATTAAAAAGGCTCGCCGTTGGCTGGAAGCCAATAACATCGCCTATCGTTTTCATGATTACCGCATTGATGGGCTGGACAGCGGATTATTGAACGGTTTTATCAACGAATTAGGCTGGCAAGCGTTACTCAACACCCGTGGTACAACCTGGCGTAAACTGGACGAAACCACCCGCAATAATATCACCGATGCGGCCTCTGCGGCGGCATTAATGACTGAAATGCCTGCAATTATCAAACGCCCATTGCTCTGTGCGCCCGGGAAGCCTATGCTGCTGGGTTTCAGTGATTCCAGTTATCAGCAATTTTTCCATGAGGTGTAG